The Pseudomonas viciae genomic interval CGACAGGCGTTCCTCGTAGGACAGGCCCGTCCAGGAAATCCCCACACCGGCAGGCAGCTTCTTGGCGATGGCTTCGACTTCGGCCATGGCTTCACCGGTGGAGTAACCCGGTGCCGGCGATCCCAGAATCTCCATCGCTTCCACGCCGTTGTAACGGGCCAGTTTCGGCGAGCCGTAGACCCACTCGCCCTTGGCGAACGCGCTGAAGGGCACCATGGTCCCGGCGCTGTTGCGCACATACCACTTCTGCAGGTCTTCGGGGCTCATGCGCGCATTCGGCTGACCCTGAACGTATACCCGCTTCACTCGACCACGGTCGATGAAGTCGTTCACATAGTTACTGCCCAGGGCAATCGACAGCGTGTTGTTGATGTTCGAGAGGGTAATGCCCAGCGCGCTGGCCTTCTCGTCATCGATTTCCAATTGGTACTGCGGCTCGTCGTTCAGGCCGTTCGGACGCACCTGGGCCAGGACCTTGCTCTGGGACGCCATGCCCAGGAACTGGTTGCGGGCTTCCATCAACTTCTCGTGACCGATGCCGGCGCGGTCCTGCAGGAACACGTCGAAACCGGTGGCGTTACCCAGTTCCATCACCGCTGGCGGAGCGAAGGCGAACACCATTGCATCGCGGAAGGTGAAGAAGTGTTGCTGCGCGCGGCCAGCGATTTTGAACACGGTGTTGTCAGCGTTCCGCTCTTCCCACGGCTTGAGCATGATGAACGCCAAGCCGGAGCTCTGGCCACGACCGGCGAAGTTGAAGCCGGTCACGGTGAACACCGAGGCCACGCCATCGCCTTCACCACCGTCCTTGCTGGGGCGCAGCAGGAACTCGCGCATATTGTCCACCACCACCTGGGTACGCTCGGCGCTGGAGCCGGCCGGTGTCTGCACCTGGGCGAACAGCACGCCCTGGTCCTCTTCCGGCAGGAACGCTGTCGGAATGCGGGTGAACAGCCAGACCATGCCCACCACGATGATGATGTAGGCCAGCAGGTACGGAGCCTTGTGCTTGAGCATGTTGCCCACGCCGCGCTCGTAGCTTCTGACGCCACGGTCGAAAGTGCGGTTGAACCAGCCGAAGAAACCGCGTTTCGGCGTGCCGTGCTCACCCTTGGGGATGGCTTTGAGCATGGTGGCGCACAGGGCCGGGGTAAAGATCAGGGCCACCAATACTGACAAGGCCATGGCCGAGACGATGGTGATGGAGAACTGCTTGTAGATCACACCGGTGGAGCCACCGAAGAACGCCATCGGCAGCAGTACCGCCGATAGCACCAGGGCGATACCCACCAGGGCACCCTGGATCTGGCCCATGGATTTCTTGGTGGCTTCCTTGGGCGACAGGCCTTCTTCGCTCATCACCCGTTCGACGTTTTCCACCACGACGATGGCGTCGTCCACCAGCAAGCCGATGGCCAGCACCATGCCGAACATGGTCAGGGTGTTGATGCTGAAGCCGAACGCCGCGAGGATCCCGAAGGTGCCCAGCAGTACCACCGGCACCGTCATCGTGGTGATGATGGTGGCGCGGAAGTTCTGCAGGAACAGAAACATCACCAGGAACACCAGCACGACCGCTTCGACCAGGGTTTCAACCACACCCTTGATCGACTCGCTCACCACTGGCGTGGTGTCGTAGGGGAACACCACTTCCAGGCCTTGCGGGAAGAACGGCTTGAGGTTTTCGACGGTCTGGCGCAGGGCCTTGGCCGTGTCGAGGGCGTTGGCGCCGGTGGCCAGTCTCACCGCCAGGCCTGAAGCCGGGGCACCGTTGAACTGGGCATTGATGCTGTAGCTTTCACCGCCCAGGGCGACGTCCGCGACGTCGCCGACGCGCACTTGCGAGCCGTCC includes:
- the emhB gene encoding efflux RND transporter permease subunit EmhB, whose protein sequence is MSKFFIDRPIFAWVIALVIMLVGALSILKLPINQYPSIAPPAIAISVTYPGASAQTVQDTVVQVIEQQLNGIDNLRYVSSESNSDGSMTITATFEQGTNSDTAQVQVQNKLNLATPLLPQEVQQQGIRVTKSVRNFLMVIGVVSRDGSMTREDLSNYIVSNMQDPISRTAGVGDFQVFGAQYAMRIWLDPAKLNNYNLTPVDVTTAITAQNVQIASGQLGGLPALPGQQLNATIIGKTRLQTAEQFKAILLKVNPDGSQVRVGDVADVALGGESYSINAQFNGAPASGLAVRLATGANALDTAKALRQTVENLKPFFPQGLEVVFPYDTTPVVSESIKGVVETLVEAVVLVFLVMFLFLQNFRATIITTMTVPVVLLGTFGILAAFGFSINTLTMFGMVLAIGLLVDDAIVVVENVERVMSEEGLSPKEATKKSMGQIQGALVGIALVLSAVLLPMAFFGGSTGVIYKQFSITIVSAMALSVLVALIFTPALCATMLKAIPKGEHGTPKRGFFGWFNRTFDRGVRSYERGVGNMLKHKAPYLLAYIIIVVGMVWLFTRIPTAFLPEEDQGVLFAQVQTPAGSSAERTQVVVDNMREFLLRPSKDGGEGDGVASVFTVTGFNFAGRGQSSGLAFIMLKPWEERNADNTVFKIAGRAQQHFFTFRDAMVFAFAPPAVMELGNATGFDVFLQDRAGIGHEKLMEARNQFLGMASQSKVLAQVRPNGLNDEPQYQLEIDDEKASALGITLSNINNTLSIALGSNYVNDFIDRGRVKRVYVQGQPNARMSPEDLQKWYVRNSAGTMVPFSAFAKGEWVYGSPKLARYNGVEAMEILGSPAPGYSTGEAMAEVEAIAKKLPAGVGISWTGLSYEERLSGSQAPALYALSLLMVFLCLAALYESWSIPIAVMLVVPLGIIGALMATSLRGLSNDVYFQVGLLTTIGLAAKNAILIVEFAKELHEQGRTLVEAAIEACRMRLRPIIMTSLAFVLGVVPLAISTGAGSGSQHAIGTGVIGGMLTATILAIFWVPLFFVTVSSIGRRKNADQDDTPETSKEAGQ